ATTTTACGCTATGATTACTCTTTTTAGCTAAGCTTTGCTGCTGCATCGGTAAGTTCTGCCATTACAGGAAGTTACGGCTTGTTGAAGGTCGGACATTACTGTTGAGTTTGCGAGACATAGTTAGTTTAGGTACCCATAATGATTTTTGTCAGTACATTATCTGTGGTTCGTTACATTGACTATGATTGATTCATACCAAATAGCATCCGACTTTTTCTTACTCGAGTTTATTTTATCCTCTTTATTATCATTGTGCTCGGCGCTCCTATGTTGAGGAAAAGACTTGTGTAGATAATGTAGCATACCATGCCTCCATATGCAATTATTCCATTTGATTCATGGAACACTCGTTATTGTTTGTCTCATTGTTCCATTCAATATGAGTGGTCTGTCTCCAGTAAAATGGAATGATTGAGTTTCAAGCTGTTGCTCACATGCCCCTCCACTATAATTGTATCATATTCTTATACTTGATGTCACATCAGGAAATGATGAAATAAGGCTAAAGTATTGTGGATGGCATATTGAGGGACACTGTCTGTTTTATTCCATGTCATTTTGGTAGAATTTGAACTGTTCCATACTTCCATGCCTTCCATTTTTCTTGGAGGATAGGATGATCGGGAATACAGGTTTACCGTGCAGCCTGGGTCAGATACCAATGTGGTTTGGACCTTCTCAGTTTGGTTCATGTGTGGATTGAAACGCAATGGGCCAAAGCGGGCTGAGCAAGATTCTCTGGGCCAGGTTGGCTCTGCTGGGTCAACTATATATCATCTCAACAATTTGAACCTTCTCCGGCTGTGGATACTGTAAGGTCCCACTtgattacacagatgagatgagatgagataagatgttttaaatagtaataaataaaatattattataatataatttttaaatattaattttgtattgggatttgaaaaagtaagattgtttattatattttgtattgggatttgaaaaaggtgtaatgatgagttgagatgagatttttggttttggttaaacaaacaaggcctaatTGCCCTCCAAATAGAATTCCTATCatcgtatatatatacacatttatcaaaaaatgaattaacgCCACCGCCACCGCCACGGCTATAAGgtttcatgaaaaatatatatatatatatatatgttcgaaAGGGGCAGGGGAGTCTCAAACCAattgtttaattattatatcACACTATatactttacatattttaatattattttattttattcttgttaaaataattgaattgttttacttatcatttatacactacatatttgttataggaaaaatgaaaaaaaataaaataaaataagtaaaattattcttttctgGCGTGCTGTAGGGTTTCTTGTGAATTAATAAAGAACATTATCTGGTTTGATAAGGTGCCTGTACAACATGTTCCACTGATGTATGAGTATAAacacagctatatatatattgcataattaattttataataatacaGGATAtcaactctctccctctctctcatacTATAATAATACATAGTTTATATTTTACTAAATAAACCGAAATCAACTTTAAGGCATGATCATTTTAAGGGAGATGCAGATATAGCTCGATGGTTGCCCGAAATGAGTAGTAGTATATAGTAGTTTTCTGTCATAGACTTATTGTTTGACTGCCCAATGAAATAAAGAACGCGGAACAATGAAGATTTTCTTTGAGTATACACGAAAAAGAATGTAATTTACGTCTTTTTATTCTGCTTGAAAGAACAAAGAATTTCTTGATCTGCAGTACTTTCTTTAATTCCACAAGGACGTGATTTGAACTTATTAcagaataaaacaaattaataatcacCAAACAAATTGGAATCATCACAATTAATGCTGAGTACTGTTCAATCTTATCAGAGACCAGCAACGAATGGCACCGCAGTTGCCGGCAACCATGACTTCCCGGCGATAAAATTCTCAACCGTGAATTGAGAAGCCACGCTTGCACTGGTTATGACATGATAACCACTCCAATTCACTCTTTGACTCGTCGAAGAACGCGGGCCTATATTCTTGTACTCCCCATAATACAATGTATCGAGCGCAAAATCACCATCCCATTCCAGCCAGCCCGCTGGATCCACCAAAGTGTCGATATAAGTCTGCATGAAAACCGTTCGCGAGTACTCCTTCCATGGTCGACCCAGGTACGATTTCACTGAGCCAAGCGCCGGTACGAGGTCTGCTGCGGCCATGACTCGTGAATTATGGATCGAAATCCCTGTGTTTTGATTAGGGTCGGTCCTGCCTTGGGCCGTGACCGTGTTCTGTTGCCCGCTCATGGGTTTTCTTGCATAGATCATGCAGTTTTGGAGCACTACAGCGGCATTTCCAAAAATGAAATCTACTGTGCCATAGATGTAGCACTCTTTGTAAAACTGGCGCTGTGAGTGGACGTAGAGGGTGTCTTGGTATCCTTCGAAGCCGCACCGGTAGAAGACCGAGAGGTCTGCGCCTGACCTGAGTGCCACTGCCTGATGGTTCTCGGGACCGGCAGTGTTGCGGAACGTGATGCCACGAGCAATGAAACCGTCGGCAGTCACCGCTGATGATGGTAataaaatcataggaattagtAATAAATTATTTCGAGGCAAAAGATAAGATCAGTATACATTGCTAGAGATCAATGTAATTATATCCATGTAGCGTGGTTTGTGGACATCATATCATGCATGAAATcgaataattatatgtaaaatgattttattttctatgtctattaattctaattttgaaAGAGAGCgagaaagaaattaatgaagtCCCCTTACCAACTGTTGCAGAATTGAAAGTTGTGGAGCCTCCGACAACACTCCTGCTACCTGTAATAATGGTCCACCTCAACCCATCACCAAGCAACATAATGTTCTTGAATTGACTTCCCATATTTAGGTTCTCCTCGTACACCCCGCTCTTCACACGTATTACAAACCTTCCACTCCCACTCCCATCCGCCGCTGCGTTCAAAGCTTCGGTAATAGTTTTGTAATCCCCCGATCCATCTTGCGCCACCACCAGGTCTGCAGCGGGTGTTGAAGATTGTAACAACTTCCTGTCACCGGTGGAAATCCAGCTAGGAAAGccatctttgtttctttttgtttctgctGGTGGGAGTGAACCGTTGTTAATGGATAAAGTGTTGCTTATGAGGACTGAAACATTGTTGGACATGAGGGGCAATATATTGTCTCGAACATTCAGCTCTGCAAAGCCGGCTCTGCAGGTTTCTAGGTTTGTAAGAGCAGTGCTGAGCCAGGTCTGCGCGTCATAGTCGGTGCACTTGGTGGCGGGGTCCTGGGTTTGGTTGAGCAGGGTGATGGTTTCTTGATAAAGCTTCAAACAATCAGCCCATGCAGCCTTTTCCTTCTTGCTCCGGCACTTGGACCCAAGCCACTTGTTGTGACTTTGAGCTTTAAGGGACTGCTCCAAGGCTATATTGACTGCGTCTTTCTTGAACTCAGATTTTGATTTTGGTAAATGACCGGTGAATTTGGGATTGTGGCTCATGTAGTATTTGCAAGTTTTAGGGTGTGGGGTTTTGCTGCACCACGAATCTATGCCATTAGAGACACTACTCGACAGGGTCGAGGAAAGGAAGGAAAGTAAGGTTAGGGATACTAATAAGAATAAGACAAGAAGCTTTGCCATTGATggaccttttctttttcaaatgatGGGTTTTCAAGGGATGGGTGAGACATGTTTATATAGGGATCAAAAGAGTATAGATATGCAGCTTGTTGGAGACATGAGGTTGCTGAGTTTGAACATGGATGTTGAAAGCGATGGTAGACGAATCGAAATGGATGCATGAATTCTATTTTACAGCTACGGCGGGAGACCCATACATATGATTTACCCAACCGATTCTTTGATCAATGTTCTTTACGTACGCGAACTGGATATGACAGTCATTTCATTATCAAAACATCTAGATGCTAAATAGCTAAaagaaagagttttgctacgtacaaatacagtcgcgcactaatctgtgtaccaatactgatttattcatatttaaaatttaaactaacactgtttttaataaaatctactttttgaccaatcacatcacattggtgtacagattaatgcacaattatgcttgcaactatatttttcctaaaagaaatgatcatatataatctcatattaaatatatattgtgttGCATGTGATAGTCagatatataatatgaaatggGATTGTTTTGAGCGAGGATTAATATTATTGCAAGTATCGATCACCTTATAAATGCAATGGTACTTAAAACGTACTTCTCATGTTATGAGCAGGACATACAtgatataatgatatatatgtCTTTCTTCCATCTTCCCACCTGTTTTTCCTATTGGCCGCCCTTTGTTTTCCTTGGGTGGCGGTGATGATCAATGatcaattattattaataatcaaaggggaagaagaaaaaaaggtactaaaaattttaaaatacgaACCTACCTATGGCTCGTGATTGAGAATATTAATATCACGATGATGCGTTTGAAGTGAGTAATTGATCGATAGAGCCTatgaatttcataaaaataaatttataaattaatataatttgatgtgatatattaaattataaaattatcattaaaATATTCCACGAAACTGTATCAttaatttatgatcaatttatttttataaaatatgtttgtGAATCTACCAACTCTAAAAGCATGAATTACGCATGCCGGTGGAACGTCTGACTATTAATTTTTGCAAGAATGAATGGTGTTAGATGTTAATCATGATGTTGACTTTGACTTTCCATGCAGGCGGCGCCAAAACGTGTACGTGCCAGACAGAATAACACGTAGTACTACTTCTGCACAaggattattaataattaaggcAGGCAGTAACTTTGATGATTTCGAATTAAGTTCATATAATGTGTGAACTTCGATCGATCCCTTCCTTAAAATATATGAAGATTCCCATTTCCCAGCCCAGCCGGCCACCATTTTCTTGATTGAATTACGTCGAAAAAGGGATATATATCCATGTTCTGTGCATGATTTCTTATATATAagagtatatatatggaaaaatataattgtaagtacaattatgtactaatatgtgtactaatgtgatgtacatggtcaaaaagtagattttatttaaaacagtactgttaatttaaattttaagtatgaatgaatcagtattggtacacaaattaatacgcgactgtgcttatatatagcaaaactctatatatatagacatcaATAATAGAGTTGTTCAACACCTTTATTTCTTAATTATCATCAGATGATCAATAaaccaaataattaatatatatatatatgccttttaAAATCCAGCtgattattaattataatatttagtgATGATCTTCAATTTAGGGATCGatcatatacatataatattctttatgtttctaattataagagtatattataaatcaataatagaataaaccaaataattaattaatatgccTCTTAAATTCCTGATCATCATGATCACCGATTCACTAATCCTAATTATTGATCCATTTTTGTCGCATCACGGAGCTGGCTAGGTAGGTAGGTTGAAGAGGAATTATATATCATTATCCATATTTTATgtgcaaaataataattatatatagtatagactGCATTATTCATGTATTTTCAAGCCAGTGCATAGAGCACATACGTATATTAATTGTATACATCATTTAAACGGTAAGATTAGATCTGcatgtaatatttaaattttaaaatttatatatgctATGTAAATATCTTATTGTGTGTGCTACACCCATCGacttaaagaataatttttttttttctatcttaATTAGAGTTTTAGTAGATAGATGATCATGATCTTGATCATCCGGTCAACCAAACCTGTTCCTTAATTTCAGTGTCCAATATACTTCGAGCTGGATGCAGTAGTACATTTATGACCAAGAGAGCCattattttgagttttattttagcATGAAAACAAACCGAATGTATAAGTGTTTTTTATTTCTGAATTTCTCGCATTGCGTACTACATGAGCTAGCTATCTAATTAATTTGTTCAAAGTCGTAAGCTGATAAATGGCATGAGAGGTACTGCATGATATGTGCATGCTATTTGCCACAATTATTTGACCTTACAGGTACtgctgatcatgatcatgaataTTGATCTCATGATCGATCGGTACCCGAAAGGGAAGGGAACCTtcgttttatatatttatttataattgatCTCATGATCAGCAGCCATGAACGTGCAAATTAGgaaaattatattgaaatattatatgGTACAGATCAGATTATATATTAGCTGGACAACAACATTCATTTTGTAGACGTACGTTGCATGCTACTCCCTCGATCGCTTGATCGACATTCCCTTTAATGTCATTAGTTTCCAAGTTGGCCATATTGTCGCCATCCACTAatactttcataaaaaaaaaaaaaaaaaatctcatttttatagtttaaagaaaaatcctgtccaacattattttaatttggagTCAGGAAAATATTTTTGCTGATCAAGAATAAGTGCTTATGTAAAAGGTATGTGGCCTGAATATTGACATTACTCCCATCTTTTAAAATAGAGGTTTGGAGCTCTAAACCCCCCTCTCCaaatgtatataataaaaaagaataagggCTTGTATGTTTAATTAGGATGTGATGTGATGATTTCAGCTCAGTACgttcaaaatttctcataattttataaattttaaatataatttaaatacaaacattttttaatttcagacttttaattttctcatctaatcattatctaatcattacaattttttaaattctcaaacaaaatacaaaaaataatataattttagaaaaataatattaaaataattatattataacaatattttaattttataatatttttattcaactttttcattctcattttttaaaattcaataaaatattctaactcaaactatttaactattatttataaattacttcattattattacaaaattctcatttcctCATCATCCAAACGAGCAACTTCTGCCtctgaagaaaatgatttgtgGAGAGCCTATCGAGTTAAGAGATTTCTTTACGGAGAAAGGGTACGGacaaaggggggggggggggagggggacaGTGGGAattaggaaaaatatttttttttttaagttttgataCTTATAATTACCTTTacctattaatatgattgatcaaaataattattttatattaaccAAAATAGTTatcctatattttaaaaaaaaatgatacaaccaaaatcacattaatagaatttataaagaatacataaaaataatttttcataattttttttttctctcgacAAGGTGACATGACAAAATCAATTAACATATATAGAGCTAGCCAGCACTGACTTCaggttctttttatttttattttttattgcattAATTTGAACGCTAGCTAGCTGCATTATACAAGTTGACTTGAGACCagagtttttaaaataataaaaatatatatatgtatgtgataTGTATGCATACGTAAGATCAGTGGCATTTACGTCTGTATATACACGTACGTACGCATATAACCATAGTATTGTGCGAGTCGATTGGCCTCTGATGAACGTTATATttcttatcttttaattttatttatttattatagaacataaatcagcatatatatatattggaagtAGAATCTGTTAAAAGCTCTAAAttaattcatttataaaaaaggCTGGAATTATGATCGAACAAGCAGCTAGGCATCTCAGCAAATGTCTCCAAAATATGGTAATTGAAACGTGAATAAGTATCATAAATGTCCAACTTCTGTCATGTACTCTTTTCCAatattacatgtatatatagtagtttaagaattattatatatatgcatttctgtctattgttaaaaaaaaaaaaaaaaaaagatctagtaattaaaaatgtttttccttgcaaacaaataaataaatcataatgaATACATTACGAATTCAATCAATCCACATACATGGTCACAGGCCGGACTTGAATGGCACACCTGTGGCCGGCAACCACGACGTCCCCGCAAGAAGGTTGACGACGGTGAAGCGAGATGCCTCTTTTTGGTTAGTAATGACATGAAATCCAGGCCATCTGACTCTGTATCTTGTTGAAGAACCTGGACCAAAATTCTTGTATTCACCATAATACAAAGTATTAAGTGCAGATTTAGATTTCTGCCATGCCAACCATCCCACTGGACTCACCAAGCTGTCGATGTAAGTTTCCAGATAAACTGTTCGAGAATATTGCATCCAGGGCCTGCCCAAGTAGGTTCTGAATGATCGAACCACGGGCTTGAGGTCCCGTGCTGCCCGCACTTGACAATTGTGGATCGAAATCCCAGAGTTTTGGTATGGGTCGTTTCT
The genomic region above belongs to Carya illinoinensis cultivar Pawnee chromosome 4, C.illinoinensisPawnee_v1, whole genome shotgun sequence and contains:
- the LOC122307767 gene encoding probable pectinesterase/pectinesterase inhibitor 17, coding for MAKLLVLFLLVSLTLLSFLSSTLSSSVSNGIDSWCSKTPHPKTCKYYMSHNPKFTGHLPKSKSEFKKDAVNIALEQSLKAQSHNKWLGSKCRSKKEKAAWADCLKLYQETITLLNQTQDPATKCTDYDAQTWLSTALTNLETCRAGFAELNVRDNILPLMSNNVSVLISNTLSINNGSLPPAETKRNKDGFPSWISTGDRKLLQSSTPAADLVVAQDGSGDYKTITEALNAAADGSGSGRFVIRVKSGVYEENLNMGSQFKNIMLLGDGLRWTIITGSRSVVGGSTTFNSATVAVTADGFIARGITFRNTAGPENHQAVALRSGADLSVFYRCGFEGYQDTLYVHSQRQFYKECYIYGTVDFIFGNAAVVLQNCMIYARKPMSGQQNTVTAQGRTDPNQNTGISIHNSRVMAAADLVPALGSVKSYLGRPWKEYSRTVFMQTYIDTLVDPAGWLEWDGDFALDTLYYGEYKNIGPRSSTSQRVNWSGYHVITSASVASQFTVENFIAGKSWLPATAVPFVAGL